One Halichondria panicea chromosome 3, odHalPani1.1, whole genome shotgun sequence genomic region harbors:
- the LOC135332923 gene encoding G-protein coupled receptor 157-like: protein MESQNVTCPLSFNCSGKSSKDLVSFDIGASPSYVSIVSCILSCLGSLLIVLAFCLLKDLRTTTQKIITFLAIADFISAVGYIFGSVNFLTHFGKTNSSECQVFLILCEAQATITAWSSLVSFFWTVFLALHFFLIIVFKRFHFAGKLLSVYNVIAWGVPLIIILPLLGTGKLGYAPYAASNWCYVKDYNYHGLRQNELTVVFILVAGKGWEFISYMCVTVLYLLIFCHIHRTRRQLQNTEIEPRMLQVEWRLMAIPMLFILLRMWGTIQLIVSLSLPSNKDAPCITPQLRDVYLALGILQAIGDGGQGWGNAVLYVFLSPTIRTRLFNSLCGPCVDAIKGRLVGELDTDTTTSQKPGLNHRVRNMNVNKQDGSTSPLLPHRPATGYNIRKYDSTSSSEQSYNYEHSMSSTAA, encoded by the exons ATGGAAAGTCAGAATGTAACATGCCCTCTCAGTTTCAACTGCAGTGGAAAATCAAGCAAAGATTTAGTCAGTTTTGACATTGGAGCGTCTCCAAGCTATGTGAGCATTGTCTCATGCATTCTGTCTTGTTTGGGTTCACTTTTGATCGTATTAGCATTCTGTCTACTCAAGGACTTACGTACTACCACCCAGAAGATAATTACCTTTTTGGCAATCGCTGATTTCATCAGTGCTGTTGGCTACATTTTCGGTTCGGTAAACTTTTTAACCCACTTTGGAAAAACTAATTCATCTGAATGTCAGGTCTTCCTCATACTATGCGAAGCTCAAGCCACTATAACAGCATGGTCGTCCCTTGTCTCGTTTTTTTGGACAGTATTTCTCGCCTTACACTTCTTCCTGATCATTGTCTTCAAACGTTTCCATTTCGCAGGAAAACTACTCTCTGTGTACAATGTCATTGCTTGGGGAGTGCCCCTGATAATCATTCTGCCACTGCTAGGTACAGGCAAGCTCGGTTATGCTCCGTATGCAGCTTCTAACTGGTGCTACGTGAAGGACTACAACTACCATGGTTTGAGGCAGAATGAGCTGACCGTTGTTTTTATACTAGTGGCTGGAAAGGGCTGGGAATTCATCAGCTATATGTGTGTCACAGTCCTGTACTTGCTCATCTTTTGCCATATTCACCGG ACTCGTCGCCAGTTGCAGAATACTGAGATTGAGCCGCGGATGTTACAAGTAGAGTGGAGATTGATGGCTATCCCGATGCTGTTCATCCTACTCAGAATGTGGGGAACCATTCAGCTGATTGTCTCTCTTAGTCTGCCCTCCAACAAAGATGCTCCTTGTATCACCCCTCAGTTGCGTGATGTGTACTTAGCCTTAGGGATACTGCAa GCTATTGGCGATGGAGGCCAGGGCTGGGGAAACGCTGTCCTCTATGTTTTCCTCTCCCCCACTATACGTACTCGGCTCTTTAACTCTCTCTGTGGACCATGTGTAGATGCCATCAAGGGACGACTGGTGGGTGAGCTCGATACAGACACGACAACATCACAGAAACCGGGACTCAATCACCGAGTGCGAAATATGAATGTGAATAAGCAAGATGGGTCTACGTCGCCTCTACTACCTCACAGGCCTGCTACAGGATATAACATTAGAAAATATGACTCAACCAGTAGCTCAGAGCAGTCTTACAATTACGAACACAGTATGAGTTCAACTGCTGCTTAG